GATTATCGGCTTTTGCACTGCAGGGAGCTTCCTTTGCCATAGGTGCCGATTTTCCTTTAGGGGGAGTATTGTTCTCTTCCATTATAACAGGGGTAGGTGGAGGTGTCGCGAGGGATGTACTCGCCCAGAGAAAGCCGATGGTGCTGCATCAGGAAATTTATGCCGTATGGGCCATGACAGGAGGCTTGGCGGCAGGGATTGGCTTGATAGATATTGGTAATATGTGGCAGACTTACTCTTTGTTTTTCCTTATCATCATGATGAGGGTGTTGTCTTATCACTTAGGATGGCACTTAAGGTTCAGGGACTTATATCGGTTATAAAAAAGAGAGCTTCTGTTAGGAGTCTATTGAAGAACTGCTGAATTTTTGAGTTATGCATAAATAAAGAAGCCGAATTGAATGATAAAATCGTCCAATTCGGCTTCTTTTATACTTTTGATAGTGACCACTGTTGATTCCACGATTAGCGTTCGGTGGTGATGCCCGCGTCAAGACCTCCACCGACAAGCGATTCGTGAGTATCAACGTCAGACTTTAACAGTATATCTAATTTAGTGGCCACGTTGTTAGAGCTCTCTTGTTGTTTCATTTAATATCGAAATAAGTCTCCTGAGAGATAGCGTTCTCCAGTATCCGGCGCAATAACGACTACGACCTCACCCGGTTGTTTTTGCTTAGCGGTTTCTATGCCAGCCCAGCAAGCAGCTCCACATGATGTGCCTAACAACAGACCTTCTTCACGTGCAAGCCTCTGTGTAATATCGTAAGCATCTTCATCGGTTACTTGGAAAATCTGATCATATATATCCTGATTGAGAATGGAAGGGACAAAACCTGGACTAGTCCCCACTAATTTATGCTTCCCTGGTTTCCCACCGGAGAGAACAGGAGATCCAGCTGGCTCAGCTACATGGATGGTCATGTTTTTAAATTGCTTTTTTAACTCTTCACCAGTTCCTGTAATCGTACCTCCAGTGCCTGCAGTGGAAACAAAAGCTGACAAAGGTTTGCCCAGCTCGTCCATAGCCTCAACGATTTCTTTAGCTGTAGTATGTCGATGGGCATCGGGATTTGCTTCATTTTCAAATTGCATCGGCATAAAACTATCTTCGATTTCCTCTACCAACTCTTTGGCTTTAGCAATGGCTCCCGGCATTTTCTCATCACCAGGCGTTAAAAAGATCTCGGCGCCATATGCTTTTAATAAATTTATTCTTTCCTGCGTCATAGTATCAGGCATGACGAGGAGTGCTTTATAGCCTCTAGCTGCAGCATTCATAGCAATTCCAATACCTGTATTTCCACTGGTAGGTTCAATAATCGTAGAACCTTTTTTTAAAAAGCCGTCCTTTTCAGCTTGTACCATCATATTGTAGGCGGCCCGGTCTTTTACACTCCGACTTGGGTTAAACATTTCCAGCTTTAAATAAATATCTGCTCCACCTTCAGGGGCAAGGCGATTTAATTTGACTAAAGGAGTATCTCCGATTAAATCTGCAACATTGTTCACAACTCGCATAAGGTCACTTCCTTTGCATTCATATGCTAAAATTTTAACATAGAGATGTCCCTGATTTCATGCAGCGGGAATTCGTCCAATAAAAAAAAGACACACGGTGTCTTTCGAAATTGTAGATCATAATGAAACGTGGTAAGATGAACAATGGTAATAATAGTTAATAAGAACGATATATTTATCCAGAATATATTGTATAACAAAAAATATTAGTTTGTCAACTAATTTGTCGAGGGGGATGGCAAAGAGATGGATCAAAACTCTGCCGAATGGCTGGACGAACAGAAACGTGTCAATAAAGTAATTACAGTGATTAATAATAAATTAGCTGCTTTTAAAGGAAGCACCAGTTCGTTAAAAGAGGATATTATCGGATTGAGAAAAAATTTCTGGGAGGATGTTACGGTCAATATTGACGAACCAGATGATGTTATTGAAACCTACGCTAGTATTAAGCAGCAGGCAGAGCTCTTGTCAGAGCGTGAGCGGAGCCATGGACAATTTTATAAAACTTCAAAGCTGCTGCAGCGTCTGAAGTCTTCTCCGTACTTTGGCAGGTTTGACTTTTCCGAAGAAGAAGGGCCTGAGGAATCGTTCTATATAGGAATTGGTTCACTTATGGATGAAAATGATGAGGACTTTTTAATCTATGATTGGCGGGCTCCTGTTGCCAGTCTTTATTATGATTATTCACCTGGTCATGTATCGTACAGAACTCCAGAGGAGGAGATTTCTGGAGAAATGACGTTAAAGAGACAATACGTCATTCGCGAGGGGAACATGGAAGGAATGTTTAATACAGGGATCACAATTGGTGATTCCTTGCTTCAGAAGATTCTGGGTTCTCAGGCGACTACTTATATGAAGAGTATCGTAGCAACGATCCAAAGAGAACAAAATTCCATCATCCGGTTTGAGAAGGGGAGCATGCTTATCGTGCAGGGCGTCGCCGGAAGCGGGAAAACTTCGGTAGCGATGCAGAGAATTGCTTACTTATTGTATCGCCACCGTAACCAAATCAACGCAGACCAAATCTTGTTGTTTTCACCAAATCAAATGTTTTCTACTTACGTGTCTTCCGTCCTTCCAGAACTTGGGGAAGAAAATATGCAGCAGTCAACGTTTCACGAATACGTTAAAAAGAGATTAGATCATGAATTTACCGTGGAGACCCCCTTTGAACAATTGGAGGATAAACTTGTGTCACGGAAGAAAGAAGGAGTTTCAACAGAGGAAATGATGATTCAATTTAAATCCGGCAGAGAATTTAAGCGGCTGATTGACGATTACTTGAGTGCTCTCTCTCATACAGGGATGCTGTTTCGTAATATTAAATTCCGGGGGCAGACTTTGATTACATCAAAAGAGATCACTACTTACTTTTATCAGTTGGATTCCTCGCTGGCCCTTCCTAATCGAGTAGAACTAGTGAAAGAGTGGCTGCTCCATCACTTGCAGAAAGTAGAAAAAGAGGAAGTGGAAAAAGATTGGGCAGAAGAAGAAGCTGCCTTGCTGCGAAGAGAAGATTATATGGAAGCCTATGAATCGATTCAGAAAAAACAATTTCATGGCGAAGAAACGTTTGACGATACCGTTCAGGAAGAACGGTTTCTAAGAGCTCTTGTTGTAGAAAGAAAACTTGCCCCTCTCCGCAGGCAGATCAAACGATTGAGGTTTGTTCATTTGCGCAAAATTTACAGACAGTTATTTGATGAATCAATTAAAAATTATGAGGTCCCTACGGAGTGGGAGGCTATACGTCAAAGCTCTAAAGAGAATTTAAACCAAAAATATTTACCTGTCGAAGATCAAACTCCATATTTATATTTGCAGGACCGCATAGAAGGAAGGAAAGTAAACGCATCCATAAAGTATGTGTTTATGGATGAAGCCCAAGACTACACCTGGTTCCAATTTCACTATATCCAATCCATGTTTCCGTATGCCCAGTTCACATTGTTAGGGGATTACCACCAATCCATTTTTGCCCATAATTATGGTGAAGATACAATTCTGTCTCCTGAGCTGCATGAAGAGCCTCCAGAACTTTTTGAGTTAATGAGAAGCTACCGGTCAACAAAGCAGATTGTAGAGTTTGCGAAAGAAATGGTGGATGATGGCGATAAAATTGAAGCTTTTAATCGTCAAGGGCATTTACCGGAAGTCCATTACACTCACACTGAAAAAGAGCATATGCAAGCGTTAAGAATATGTGCCAAGAGGCGGCTTAACGAAGGTTATCAGACAGTGGCGATCTTGTGCAAAACAATAGAAGAATGCCGGCAGGTTTATAATGATATCGGCAGGGAATTACAGGCTTCCTTAATTTATAAGGAAACTCAGCCCTTTCAAGAAGGATTAGTTATATTGCCTATCTATTTAGCAAAAGGGATCGAATTTGAAAGCGTGCTTGTATTTGATGCTTCGGATAATAACTTTAACCGTAAGGAAGACCGCTTCTTGCTGTATACAGCCTGTACACGGGCTATGCACGTGCTTGATATTTTTTGTAAAGGCAGAATGAGTCCATTTCTAAGGACTATTTCTGAAGATTTATATATAAAGAAAACAGCTGTCCAATTATAGGACAGCTGTTTTTATTCATTCCACACAAGCTTTTCAGCGAATTTAAATGAATCGTTGGGAACAGAGATCCGAAATGCGAGTTGGTCAGATTTTAAATTAAAGCGTTCCACGCGGACATTAAACCGGCTGGCTGTTTTCATCTTTGTCACCGCAACATATATGTTTTCATCATTCGGATTTACAATGACCCAGTCGGGAAGTTTGTAATTATCTTTTACAAATTCCAGAACCTTTTTATTTGGCAGGGGAAGCTTTCCAAGTGAAATGCTTTCCTGCTCCAAAATGATGTCACCATTTTCCTGAACCACAGGGTTGAGTTCCACCTTAATGGGTATCTTCTGATCGAACGCTTTAATATTCCCGATGAGTGTAACATTTCGATCAAGAGAAATAGAATATTCAAAGCCTGTTTGCTCAGACAGTTCACCTAAATATTCATTAGCCAGCTGCTCTAAATTTTCTTTTGTTGATACAATCGTAAATTCCGATTCTTCGTTTTCTTTTGATTTATCTACATTTACGATTGTATAGGAAGTAGGGAGAAAAACCATAGCCAGCAGGGCAAGGATAATTCCTACATTGACAATCGCCAGAATCCAGAATGAGGTTCGCCATTTGTTTTTTTTGAAAAATTGTTTCATCGTATCAATCCACCTGTGTGTTATTGCTTTATTTCCGGTTTAATATAGTCTAGTACGCGTTCGGCTATCTTTTTGTAGCCTTTTTCATTCGGGTGAAAGTGATCCTCTTGCCATAATAGCTCTTCTTCCGAACCTGTAAAAATCCCTTTAATTGGAATGAATGTAACATTATCTTGATTCTTAACGACTTCTTTGCTGATTCGGTTGTAGTCGCTCATAATCCGGCTCAGCTCAGGGATGCTCTTGAAGTAAGAGTTAAATGGATTATAAAGGCCAAGCAAATAAATGGAGGCGTCAGGATTTTTAGTGTGAATCTGATCGAAAATTTGTTTCAGGCGCTGTTTGTAGCCGGCTTGAGCATTTACAAACTCCTGATAATTCAAGTTGCGAAAGTTCGATTTCACTACTTTCATTACATCATTGGCACCGATTGTAATAAGAACGATATCCGCATCATTCAGCGAAGAAGATATCTCATCCTGCTTCATTCTTTCCAATAATTGATCTGTCCGGTTTCCGCGTTTTCCGTAATTCGCAATGGTTATATCCTCAGCTTCTTCATTGCTGTTAATCGATTTTTCTAAAATTCCTACATAACCGCCGTTATTTGTTCCATCTCCGACTCCCTGGGTAAGAGAGTCGCCGATCGCAACGATCTTAATATCATCCTGTACAAATAATGTTTTCGCTCCCGCAATAACACTGTTGAATACTTCTCGAATCCCATCTCCAAGGTTTGAATCGTTGTTTTCAGCACTCTCCGCTGCCTGCTTCTCATCAGGACTCTTTTTTTCTTTCTCTTGATCCTTGTCTTTCTGTTGCTGGGCATTTTTTTCTTGGTGTTGTGGAGCAGTTGATTGACCACTATCTTCTTCGAAATTACCATTCCCCATATAGAACAGGCTGATAATACCAAAAATTAAGAGGCACATAAAAACCGCTATCATCCAAAGAAATTTTCTCATTTTTATCACAACCTATTGGATGTAGTAAAATTAAATTTACAATGTATAGTATGATGAAATCAATGATTTCGAAAATAAAAGGCTTATCCTTAATTATAACATTTTATTTCATACTATAGACATACGCATTTCAGGCAGACAACCTGGGGGTAAAAGCATCAATGAGTGGAAAGAGGTGGAAAACTTGGAAAACCAAATAAGTATTTCCGTACGTGAACTGGTGGAATATGTTTATCGGGGAGGCAGTATTGACTCACGGTTCCGCTCTAATACGTCGTTAACTGAAGGAACAGCCATTCACCAGGCAGTTCAAAAAGAGTATAAAGAAGGGGAAGAAAAAGAAGTTCATCTGGAGTATATCTATTCCTATGAGGAGATCAGCTTGAGAATTCATGGAAGAAGCGACGGAGTTCTGCAATTAAACGACCGTCCGGTGATCGATGAAATAAAATCAACGTCCCTCCCATTAGAAGAAATTACGGAAGCAAGCTTTCCGGTTTACTGGGCTCAGGCTAAGGGGTATGCTTTTATCTACCTTATGCAGCAAGAGCTGGAAGAAATACACGTCCAGCTTACTTACGTGCAAAAGCAGTCTAAAGAAAAGAAGCGGTTTAAAGTAGTATTTTCTAAAGAAGAATTAGTTGATTTTATGGAATCTACAGTAAAAGAGTATGTATCTTATGCAAAAATATTGCTTCATATAAAAGAACAAAAAGAAAAAAGTATTCCTGATTTAAACTTTCCTTTTCCTGATTACCGAAAAGGACAGCGGAAACTCGCTGGAAGCGTATACCGGACTATTGAAGAAAAGCGGACGTTATATGCCCAGGCCCCTACAGGAATCGGGAAAACGATTTCCACATTATTTCCAGCTATTAAAGCAATGGACAATAATAAATATGAGCGGCTTTTTTATTTAACAGCTAAAACAGTGACAAGAGCAACGGCGGAGGAAGCGTTAAACAGGCTGGAGGACGAAGGACTTGCCTTAAGATCAGTAACATTGACCGCTAAGGATAAGATTTGTTTTCAAGAGGAAGTTCTTTGCCAGCCTGACTATTGTCCGTTTGCTGATGGGTATTATGACAGGATCAATGAGGCGGTTGTTGATATTATAGTCAACGAAACACAGTTGACAAGAAGTGTGATTGAACAATATGCAAGAAAGCACATAGTTTGCCCTTTTGAATTTTCACTCGACTTGACTGACGTGGTCGATGTAATTATTGGAGATTATAACTATGTTTTTGATCCAAGAGTTTCCTTAAAAAGGCTGCTTCCTGAGCACAAAAAGAAAACAGTGCTGCTCGTTGATGAATCCCATAATCTCGTTGAAAGAGCAAGAGAAATGTATTCAGCTAGTATTACTTCCAATGACTATGAGGTTATTGAACAAGAGTGGTCCGATAAAGCTGATACGTTAGTCAAAGCTGCTAAAGCAATAGCCAGAGACTTAACTTTCCTGATTCCTGATACAGAAGGCAAAACGGATTTCACACTGGAAGCAATCCCGGGTGCTCTGGAAGAAAACCTGGAACGGTTTATTGATTATGCAGAATTGGAGCTGAAAGAGGAAGCGGTGGAAGAAAGATCTGAATTTTTGCTGGATCTCTATTTCACTACGCAGAATTTTATAAAAATCCTTCAGCTCGTAGATCATCATTATGTATTTACTGGGAACAGGCAGACTGGGAATATGACTCTGAAATTATTTTGTATCGATCCTTCCCACGTCCTGAACCAAATAACAAAATCCTTTCGTTCAAGTATCTTCTTTTCTGCTACTCTTTCTCCTTTCAGCTATTATAAAGACCTGCTGGGAGGAACGAAAGAAGATTATATTTTAAAGCTGCCTTCTCCATACAGCCGGAGTCAGGTAGATGTCATCGTGAGACCTCTTTCTACAAGGTATAAAAATCGAGAGCATACAGCTGAACATTTAGCAGACGCTCTTTACCAGCAAGCGATTCAGCATCCAGGTAATCACTTGTTCTTCTTTCCATCGTATCAATATATGAGCTTAGTTTATCATTGGTTTATCCAAAAGTATGAGCTGCAGGCAGCTTTACAGGAGCAGGGGATGGATGAAGCGAGAAGAGAGGATTTTCTTGATCAATTTGTTGAAGGAGGAAGGCTGGTAGGTTTTGCAGTGCTCGGAGGTGTGTTTTCGGAAGGAGTTGATTTACGCGGGGACCGCTTGAATGGAGTCGCTGTCATCGGAATTGGACTTGCTCCTAGAAGCTATGAAAAAGAACTTATAAAGAACTATTTTTCTGATCGAAATAAAAATGGGTACGATTATGCCTACGTATTTCCAGGAATGAATAAAGTCCTTCAAGCGGGAGGAAGATTAATTCGATCTGAAACAGACCATGGGTCGATCCAGTTGATTGATGATCGTTTTCTAACACGGAAATATTTAAATCTTTTCCCGGAAGATTGGGGAAATTATCGAATACTCAGGTAATTTATTTCCCGGGTAATAGATTACGACAAAAGTTGTAGGATGAACCCAACGAAAAGAGCAGAAGAAAATACAGAATAATGGTCATGTGGTTACGCTTCCCTTTTCTTATACTGAAATCAATCATAAAAAAGGGAGAGATAATCATGACGAAAAACATAATGATTACTGGAGCTTCAAAGGGATTAGGAAGAGCCTTGGCTCTTGGTTTTGCCGCAAAGGGAAATCGCTTGGCGATATGCGCGAGAGGAAAGGAAGAATTAGAGCAGACCAAGGATGCGATTATTAACGTTGGCGCAGAGGCCATTGCGGTCCAGGCTGATGCCGCTAATAAACAGGATGTGGAAAGGTTCGTTTCTATTGTTGAAAAAAAGTGGGGAAATATTGATGTGCTTATTAACAATGCATCTGTTTTTGGGCCAGGGCCAGAATATTTGATTGATTACGATGCCGATTCATTTCAGGAAGTCGTCCGTGTGAATGTAATGAACCCTTTTCTCGTTACAAAGCGTGTATTGCCAGGAATGATGACGAGGAAACAAGGGTCGGTTATTAACATTACTTCGGAAGCGGGACATACGGGTTTTGCTGAATGGGGGGCATATGGGATATCGAAATTTGCTGTCGAAGGAATGACTCAAACTTGGGCGGAGGAATTAAAGCCTTATCATATTAGAATGAATATGGTTGACCCAGGTGAAATGGATACAGCTATGCACCGCCGTGCAGTACCTGATTGTGACTATCCTTTAGCACATCCTGAGGAACGATTGGATATTTTCTTTTACTTGACTTCAGAGGCATCTAAATATCTAACAGGCGAACGATTTGAAGCGGCCGCCTTTGCAGCTGAGGAAGGAGTCTCCAATGAATAAAGCAGCGGCTTTTCATGTACCTGAATCCTTGCATGCTTCCAGTCCTGCCGAAAGGAACGGTGCTTCACGTAATGATGTCCGGATGATGGTTTTAGATCGCTTTAGTGGGTCTGTAAAACACGAGCGGTTCAACTTGCTGCAAAAGTATTTGAGGAAAGGGGATGTCCTTGTCCTTAATCAGTCCAGAACAATTCCGGCACAGTTGAAAGGAATTGTGAATGGAGAGCAGGCAGTAATCCGGCTTGCCCGGCAGAAAAACAGGGAGGAATGGGAGGCTTTGCTGCTCGGAGAGCCTGTTCCCCCAGGGGCGTCATTGAGTTCGCTGAAGGAGTTAAGGCAAGAGTGAAGGGAACGGGGAGTGAACCTCCATTACAAACGCTGGAGTTTGATTTGAGAGGCAGTGAGTTTTACGAATTCCTTTATACCCATGGAACGCCGGTTTACTATGAATATATTAAAGAGCCATGGCCGCTGGAGGATTACCAGACGCTGTATAGTTCTTCCCCGGGCTCTGTAGAAATGACCTCTGCCGGGAGGGCATTTACATGGAAAATGTTAACATCACTGGCTGAAAAAGGGATAGAGATCGCATTCATCACACTGCACACTTCGCTTAGTTATTATGCCAACGACAAATGGCCGAATCCTTCCTGCCATCCAGAAGCCTACTCTATTCCTTCAGTAACAAAAGAAGGGATTCAGCAGGCTAAACGAGAAGGAAGGCGAGTGATCGCTGTAGGAACGACTGTAGTCAGAGCTCTGGAAACAGCAGCCGATAAGCAAGGAATGATAACTCGTCTCGAAGACACTTCTTCGCTTTATGTTGATGAGAACCATACGTTAGCGGTTGTTGATGGCTTATTAACTGGCTTTCATGAACCGGAAGCCAGTCATTTGGATCTGCTGAAAGCCTTTATTAAAGAACCTCTTCTAATGAATGCTTACCGCCAAGCGATTGAACAGGGGTACAAATGGCATGAATTTGGAGATGTTAATTTAATAGTGGAGAAAGAATATGGAGATGTCTAGGTGGCATCATGTAGGCATTGAAGTTGAAAACCTGTTATATTCGAAAGCCTTTTACACGGAAATGTTAGGGTTTGAGTGTGTGAAAGAACGGTATTACAAAGGAGAACATCTCGTATTCCTGCAAAAAGAAGGGTTGATGATAGAGCTTGTGAAGACTCATAACGATCAAAGCAAGTCCAGCTCGGTCCATTTTGCTATTGAAGTAGATTCAATAGAGGAATGGCGGCTTTTTTTTCAAGATTCCGGGATGGTTCCATTAGAAGAGCCGAATCAATTAGAGGATTTTCATTCTATTTTTTATCATGGCCCGTCTGGGGAACAAATAGAGCTTGTAGAAAAAGTAAATGACTATTGAAGCCAGCCTCCCTTTTCTGGGAGGCTTTTTTTGTTTAGGGAGATCATTTTGTTGATTACCGCTGTTTTAATGAACCACCTAAACGCTGTATCGAAAGTAATAAGCTGACGGAAAAATTTTCTCTAGTCTATTTTTTAGGAATTATTTTTATAATTTTCAAAAAAATAGTTTAAATATCTTGA
This Halobacillus salinarum DNA region includes the following protein-coding sequences:
- a CDS encoding SDR family NAD(P)-dependent oxidoreductase, translating into MTKNIMITGASKGLGRALALGFAAKGNRLAICARGKEELEQTKDAIINVGAEAIAVQADAANKQDVERFVSIVEKKWGNIDVLINNASVFGPGPEYLIDYDADSFQEVVRVNVMNPFLVTKRVLPGMMTRKQGSVINITSEAGHTGFAEWGAYGISKFAVEGMTQTWAEELKPYHIRMNMVDPGEMDTAMHRRAVPDCDYPLAHPEERLDIFFYLTSEASKYLTGERFEAAAFAAEEGVSNE
- the cysK gene encoding cysteine synthase A, with protein sequence MRVVNNVADLIGDTPLVKLNRLAPEGGADIYLKLEMFNPSRSVKDRAAYNMMVQAEKDGFLKKGSTIIEPTSGNTGIGIAMNAAARGYKALLVMPDTMTQERINLLKAYGAEIFLTPGDEKMPGAIAKAKELVEEIEDSFMPMQFENEANPDAHRHTTAKEIVEAMDELGKPLSAFVSTAGTGGTITGTGEELKKQFKNMTIHVAEPAGSPVLSGGKPGKHKLVGTSPGFVPSILNQDIYDQIFQVTDEDAYDITQRLAREEGLLLGTSCGAACWAGIETAKQKQPGEVVVVIAPDTGERYLSGDLFRY
- a CDS encoding VOC family protein yields the protein MSRWHHVGIEVENLLYSKAFYTEMLGFECVKERYYKGEHLVFLQKEGLMIELVKTHNDQSKSSSVHFAIEVDSIEEWRLFFQDSGMVPLEEPNQLEDFHSIFYHGPSGEQIELVEKVNDY
- a CDS encoding trimeric intracellular cation channel family protein, which gives rise to MSWEILNIIAVAAFAFSGSIVALNERYDIFGTFILGIATPFAGGIIRNIALGVPVVHVWEQGYLLYVAMGTISIVYFFPKSWVMSWDRWNIYLDAIGLSAFALQGASFAIGADFPLGGVLFSSIITGVGGGVARDVLAQRKPMVLHQEIYAVWAMTGGLAAGIGLIDIGNMWQTYSLFFLIIMMRVLSYHLGWHLRFRDLYRL
- a CDS encoding ATP-dependent DNA helicase is translated as MENQISISVRELVEYVYRGGSIDSRFRSNTSLTEGTAIHQAVQKEYKEGEEKEVHLEYIYSYEEISLRIHGRSDGVLQLNDRPVIDEIKSTSLPLEEITEASFPVYWAQAKGYAFIYLMQQELEEIHVQLTYVQKQSKEKKRFKVVFSKEELVDFMESTVKEYVSYAKILLHIKEQKEKSIPDLNFPFPDYRKGQRKLAGSVYRTIEEKRTLYAQAPTGIGKTISTLFPAIKAMDNNKYERLFYLTAKTVTRATAEEALNRLEDEGLALRSVTLTAKDKICFQEEVLCQPDYCPFADGYYDRINEAVVDIIVNETQLTRSVIEQYARKHIVCPFEFSLDLTDVVDVIIGDYNYVFDPRVSLKRLLPEHKKKTVLLVDESHNLVERAREMYSASITSNDYEVIEQEWSDKADTLVKAAKAIARDLTFLIPDTEGKTDFTLEAIPGALEENLERFIDYAELELKEEAVEERSEFLLDLYFTTQNFIKILQLVDHHYVFTGNRQTGNMTLKLFCIDPSHVLNQITKSFRSSIFFSATLSPFSYYKDLLGGTKEDYILKLPSPYSRSQVDVIVRPLSTRYKNREHTAEHLADALYQQAIQHPGNHLFFFPSYQYMSLVYHWFIQKYELQAALQEQGMDEARREDFLDQFVEGGRLVGFAVLGGVFSEGVDLRGDRLNGVAVIGIGLAPRSYEKELIKNYFSDRNKNGYDYAYVFPGMNKVLQAGGRLIRSETDHGSIQLIDDRFLTRKYLNLFPEDWGNYRILR
- the helD gene encoding RNA polymerase recycling motor HelD, whose protein sequence is MDQNSAEWLDEQKRVNKVITVINNKLAAFKGSTSSLKEDIIGLRKNFWEDVTVNIDEPDDVIETYASIKQQAELLSERERSHGQFYKTSKLLQRLKSSPYFGRFDFSEEEGPEESFYIGIGSLMDENDEDFLIYDWRAPVASLYYDYSPGHVSYRTPEEEISGEMTLKRQYVIREGNMEGMFNTGITIGDSLLQKILGSQATTYMKSIVATIQREQNSIIRFEKGSMLIVQGVAGSGKTSVAMQRIAYLLYRHRNQINADQILLFSPNQMFSTYVSSVLPELGEENMQQSTFHEYVKKRLDHEFTVETPFEQLEDKLVSRKKEGVSTEEMMIQFKSGREFKRLIDDYLSALSHTGMLFRNIKFRGQTLITSKEITTYFYQLDSSLALPNRVELVKEWLLHHLQKVEKEEVEKDWAEEEAALLRREDYMEAYESIQKKQFHGEETFDDTVQEERFLRALVVERKLAPLRRQIKRLRFVHLRKIYRQLFDESIKNYEVPTEWEAIRQSSKENLNQKYLPVEDQTPYLYLQDRIEGRKVNASIKYVFMDEAQDYTWFQFHYIQSMFPYAQFTLLGDYHQSIFAHNYGEDTILSPELHEEPPELFELMRSYRSTKQIVEFAKEMVDDGDKIEAFNRQGHLPEVHYTHTEKEHMQALRICAKRRLNEGYQTVAILCKTIEECRQVYNDIGRELQASLIYKETQPFQEGLVILPIYLAKGIEFESVLVFDASDNNFNRKEDRFLLYTACTRAMHVLDIFCKGRMSPFLRTISEDLYIKKTAVQL
- a CDS encoding SGNH/GDSL hydrolase family protein, whose translation is MRKFLWMIAVFMCLLIFGIISLFYMGNGNFEEDSGQSTAPQHQEKNAQQQKDKDQEKEKKSPDEKQAAESAENNDSNLGDGIREVFNSVIAGAKTLFVQDDIKIVAIGDSLTQGVGDGTNNGGYVGILEKSINSNEEAEDITIANYGKRGNRTDQLLERMKQDEISSSLNDADIVLITIGANDVMKVVKSNFRNLNYQEFVNAQAGYKQRLKQIFDQIHTKNPDASIYLLGLYNPFNSYFKSIPELSRIMSDYNRISKEVVKNQDNVTFIPIKGIFTGSEEELLWQEDHFHPNEKGYKKIAERVLDYIKPEIKQ
- a CDS encoding YpmS family protein, translated to MKQFFKKNKWRTSFWILAIVNVGIILALLAMVFLPTSYTIVNVDKSKENEESEFTIVSTKENLEQLANEYLGELSEQTGFEYSISLDRNVTLIGNIKAFDQKIPIKVELNPVVQENGDIILEQESISLGKLPLPNKKVLEFVKDNYKLPDWVIVNPNDENIYVAVTKMKTASRFNVRVERFNLKSDQLAFRISVPNDSFKFAEKLVWNE